In a genomic window of Variovorax paradoxus:
- a CDS encoding efflux transporter outer membrane subunit, with the protein MRRVPRPIALLCLRAGLGLGLAAGLAGCGLTRPPATVGAPAPAQWHAPLPHGGSLAQLAEWWRQLDDPLLVDLIAAAEGASPNVASAAARLAEARSTRVQAGAALLPSLDGTASASRGTAGLTGGAPGGSRGAAGTSGGASSGAGSTSATTPITTLQAGLQTKWEIDLFGRLRADRDAAVQRERSADAKWHEARVSVAAETANAYFAERACQQQLRVAESDTRSRGETARLTDLSMRAGFTAPADAALARASASDASGRLTQQRAQCAVQRKALVALTGIAETELETRLAAAPAQRALPAVGRIDSVPANAIAQRPDVYAAELGVAAASAEVGSAEAERYPRLTISGNIGRTGFRVSGFRESIETWTVGPVALTVPLLDGGARAANADAAKARYTEAVALYRANVRQAVREVEEALVNLDATDARTGDADAAVQNYQASFNATQARFDSGLASLFELEDARRTLFSAQTARVSLQRERAEAWVALYRSMGGGWTRPGTAAAAAGAEATPQRVPVTIITTPGRTLTIYRSSTPAAKVATSP; encoded by the coding sequence ATGAGACGAGTTCCACGACCGATCGCCCTCCTCTGCCTGCGGGCAGGCCTCGGACTCGGCCTGGCCGCCGGCCTCGCCGGCTGCGGCCTGACCCGGCCGCCTGCCACGGTCGGCGCGCCCGCCCCCGCGCAATGGCACGCGCCGCTGCCGCATGGCGGCTCGCTGGCCCAGCTGGCCGAATGGTGGCGCCAGCTCGACGACCCGCTTTTGGTCGACCTGATCGCGGCCGCCGAGGGCGCGAGCCCCAACGTGGCGAGCGCCGCGGCGCGGCTGGCCGAGGCGCGCTCGACCCGCGTGCAGGCCGGTGCCGCGCTGCTGCCCAGCCTCGATGGCACGGCCTCGGCGAGCCGGGGCACCGCGGGGCTGACGGGCGGCGCTCCCGGCGGCAGCAGGGGTGCCGCCGGCACCTCCGGCGGCGCCAGCTCGGGCGCCGGCAGCACCTCGGCCACCACGCCGATCACCACGCTGCAGGCCGGCCTGCAGACCAAGTGGGAGATCGACCTGTTCGGCCGTCTGCGCGCCGACCGCGACGCGGCGGTGCAGCGCGAGCGCAGCGCCGATGCCAAGTGGCACGAGGCGCGCGTCTCGGTCGCGGCCGAGACCGCCAACGCCTACTTCGCCGAGCGCGCCTGCCAGCAGCAGCTGCGCGTGGCCGAGTCCGACACCCGCTCGCGCGGCGAGACCGCGCGCCTGACCGACCTGTCGATGCGCGCCGGCTTCACCGCGCCGGCCGACGCCGCGCTCGCGCGCGCCAGCGCCTCCGACGCCTCGGGCCGGCTGACGCAGCAGCGCGCGCAGTGCGCGGTGCAGCGCAAGGCGCTGGTGGCGCTCACCGGCATCGCCGAGACCGAGCTCGAGACCCGGCTCGCGGCCGCGCCCGCGCAGCGCGCGCTGCCGGCCGTGGGCCGCATCGACAGCGTGCCGGCCAACGCCATCGCCCAGCGGCCCGACGTCTACGCGGCCGAACTCGGGGTGGCCGCGGCCAGCGCCGAGGTGGGTTCGGCCGAGGCCGAGCGTTATCCGCGGCTCACCATCTCCGGCAACATCGGCCGCACGGGCTTTCGCGTCAGCGGCTTCCGCGAATCGATCGAGACCTGGACCGTCGGCCCGGTGGCGCTCACCGTGCCGCTGCTCGACGGCGGCGCGCGCGCGGCCAATGCCGACGCGGCCAAGGCGCGCTACACCGAAGCCGTGGCGCTCTACCGCGCCAACGTGCGCCAGGCTGTGCGCGAGGTCGAGGAGGCGCTGGTCAACCTCGACGCCACCGATGCGCGCACCGGCGACGCCGACGCCGCGGTGCAGAACTACCAGGCTTCGTTCAACGCCACGCAGGCGCGCTTCGACAGCGGCCTGGCGAGCCTGTTCGAGCTCGAGGATGCGCGCCGCACGCTGTTCAGCGCGCAGACCGCGCGCGTCTCGCTGCAGCGCGAGCGCGCCGAGGCCTGGGTCGCGCTGTACCGCTCGATGGGCGGCGGCTGGACCCGCCCCGGCACCGCGGCCGCCGCCGCCGGAGCCGAAGCCACGCCCCAGCGCGTCCCCGTGACCATCATCACCACGCCGGGCCGCACCCTCACCATCTACCGCTCCTCCACCCCGGCCGCCAAGGTCGCGACGTCGCCATGA